A genome region from Anastrepha ludens isolate Willacy chromosome 3, idAnaLude1.1, whole genome shotgun sequence includes the following:
- the LOC128858265 gene encoding 60S ribosomal protein L7a: MVVKKPRPKKKPVTKKVAPAPLAVKKPVVKKVVNQLFEKRPKNFGIGQNVQPKRDLSRFVKWPKYIRIQRQKAVLQKRLKVPPPIHQFTQTLDKTTAVKMFKLLEKYRPESALAKKQRLKKIAEAKAKGKEVQPKKKPTFVRSGTNTVTKLVEQKKAQLVVIAHDVDPLELVLFLPALCRKMGVPYCIVKGKARLGLLVRRKTCTALALTNVEANDKANFAKILEAVKTNYNDRQDEIRKHWGGGILGSKSLARIAKLERAKARELAQKQG, encoded by the exons ATGGTGGTGAAGAAG CCCAGACCAAAGAAGAAGCCAGTTACTAAGAAGGTTGCGCCAGCTCCATTGGCCGTCAAGAAACCTGTGGTGAAGAAAGTTGTAAACCAACTCTTCGAAAAGCGTCCCAAAAACTTTGGCATCG GTCAGAATGTCCAGCCCAAACGTGACTTGTCTCGTTTCGTGAAATGGCCCAAATACATTCGTATTCAGCGACAAAAGGCTGTTTTGCAAAAACGCTTGAAGGTGCCACCTCCAATTCATCAATTTACTCAAACATTGGATAAAACCACTGCTGTAAAAATGTTCAAACTTTTGGAGAAGTACCGCCCAGAATCGGCCTTGGCCAAAAAGCAACGTTTGAAGAAGATTGCTGAAGCTAAAGCTAAGGGTAAGGAAGTACAGCCCAAGAAGAAGCCCACTTTCGTGCGTTCTGGTACAAACACTGTGACCAAGCTGGTTGAACAGAAGAAGGCTCAACTAGTCGTTATCGCTCATGATGTTGACCCCTTGGAG CTGGTTCTGTTCCTTCCCGCACTTTGCCGCAAAATGGGTGTGCCTTATTGCATTGTTAAAGGCAAGGCACGTCTGGGTTTGTTGGTGCGCCGTAAAACATGCACAGCATTGGCACTGACAAACGTTGAAGCCAACGATAAGGCGAACTTTGCCAAGATCCTGGAGGCCGTCAAGACCAACTACAATGACCGTCAAGATGAGATCCGCAAACACTGGGGCGGTGGTATTCTGGGCTCCAAGAGTTTGGCTCGCATCGCTAAATTGGAGCGCGCCAAGGCGCGTGAATTGGCACAAAAACAAGGCTAA